In the Paralichthys olivaceus isolate ysfri-2021 chromosome 15, ASM2471397v2, whole genome shotgun sequence genome, one interval contains:
- the LOC109628705 gene encoding ras-related protein Rab-6A isoform X2, whose amino-acid sequence MSSAGDFGNPLRKFKLVFLGEQSVGKTSLITRFMYDSFDNTYQATIGIDFLSKTMYLEDRTIRLQLWDTAGQERFRSLIPSYIRDSAAAVVVYDITNVNSFQQTTKWIDDVRTERGSDVIIMLVGNKTDLADKRQITTEEGEQRAKEMNVLFIETSAKTGYNVKQLFRRVAAALPGMDTTQDKSREDMIDIKLEKPPEQPISEGGCSC is encoded by the exons ATGTCTTCGGCCGGGGACTTCGGGAACCCTTTAAGGAAATTTAAATTGGTCTTTCTTGGAGAACAGAGCG TGGGAAAGACTTCGCTCATCACCAGGTTCATGTACGACAGCTTCGACAACACTTACCAA GCCACAATAGGAATAGATTTCCTGTCAAAAACGATGTACCTTGAAGACAGAACA ATCAGGTTGCAGTTGTGGGACACGGCAGGTCAAGAGCGGTTTCGTAGCCTAATCCCGAGTTACATCAGagactcagctgctgctgtcgtAGTGTACGACATCACAA ATGTCAACTCCTTCCAGCAAACAACAAAATGGATTGATGATgtgagaacagagagaggaagtgatgtcatcatcatGTTGGTGGGAAACAAGACAGACCTTGCAGACAAAAg ACAGATaaccacagaggagggagaacagAGAGCGAAAGAGATGAATGTTCTGTTTATTGAAACAAGTGCAAAGACAGGCTACAATGTCAAACAG CTTTTCCGTCGTGTGGCAGCAGCCCTCCCTGGAATGGATACCACGCAGGACAAGAGTAGAGAGGACA TGATTGACATTAAGCTGGAGAAGCCACCAGAACAACCCATCAGCGAAGGAGGCTGTTCCTGTTAA
- the LOC109628705 gene encoding ras-related protein Rab-6A isoform X1 has product MSSAGDFGNPLRKFKLVFLGEQSVGKTSLITRFMYDSFDNTYQATIGIDFLSKTMYLEDRTIRLQLWDTAGQERFRSLIPSYIRDSAAAVVVYDITNVNSFQQTTKWIDDVRTERGSDVIIMLVGNKTDLADKRQVSIEEGERKAKELNVMFIETSAKAGYNVKQLFRRVAAALPGMDTTQDKSREDMIDIKLEKPPEQPISEGGCSC; this is encoded by the exons ATGTCTTCGGCCGGGGACTTCGGGAACCCTTTAAGGAAATTTAAATTGGTCTTTCTTGGAGAACAGAGCG TGGGAAAGACTTCGCTCATCACCAGGTTCATGTACGACAGCTTCGACAACACTTACCAA GCCACAATAGGAATAGATTTCCTGTCAAAAACGATGTACCTTGAAGACAGAACA ATCAGGTTGCAGTTGTGGGACACGGCAGGTCAAGAGCGGTTTCGTAGCCTAATCCCGAGTTACATCAGagactcagctgctgctgtcgtAGTGTACGACATCACAA ATGTCAACTCCTTCCAGCAAACAACAAAATGGATTGATGATgtgagaacagagagaggaagtgatgtcatcatcatGTTGGTGGGAAACAAGACAGACCTTGCAGACAAAAg GCAAGTATCTATTGAAGAGGGTGAGCGGAAAGCCAAAGAactaaatgtaatgtttattgAGACTAGTGCGAAAGCAGGCTACAACGTAAAACAG CTTTTCCGTCGTGTGGCAGCAGCCCTCCCTGGAATGGATACCACGCAGGACAAGAGTAGAGAGGACA TGATTGACATTAAGCTGGAGAAGCCACCAGAACAACCCATCAGCGAAGGAGGCTGTTCCTGTTAA